The following are from one region of the Plutella xylostella chromosome 21, ilPluXylo3.1, whole genome shotgun sequence genome:
- the LOC125490205 gene encoding uncharacterized protein LOC125490205 has translation MSRMTTRKVQSRDLEIQLRTALEDLKASRDLSSQLMAERQDNEKEIDSLLKKNSDLKNDIAEMDIQYQDLQGKCDELQIVLRSYKECQDLHEAALSKIYSLEQQLAEAHAEIQQINEAHASEETDKTMALYDELVTLHPTPMPTIDLTTPRKSTNITGANRLKKYIKIKKYIRKSERALKKHKTHLPLTKDRVRLQLLVNKYEQEMSDYNQKLADNNQECEFNIAMLQSRLATLKSALEQRTLEYENQLLVLSSVGLVRVEMLPEKSSPAEATTASPEATTTTSEGHHQPPDGHAILKGHPE, from the exons ATGTCGAGGATGACGACCCGGAAGGTGCAGAGCCGTGACCTGGAGATCCAGCTGAGGACAGCTTTGGAGGATCTCAAGGCATCTCGTGACCTCTCAAGCCAACTGATGGCAGAGCGGCAGGACAATGAAAAGGAAATTGATTCCCTTTTAAAAAAGAACTCGGACTTAAAGAATGACATAGCTGAAATGGACATCCAATACCAAGACTTGCAAGGCAAATGTGATGAGCTACAGATTGTACTTAGATCATACAAAGAGTGTCAGGATTTACATGAAGCTGCCTTGTCTAAGATCTATAGCCTAGAGCAGCAATTGGCTGAAGCACACGCAGAGATCCAGCAAATAAATGAAGCACATGCAAGCGAGGAAACAGATAAGACAATGGCATTGTACGATGAATTAGTCACCCTACACCCCACCCCTATGCCAACAATAGACCTCACAACTCCAAGAAAATCAACCAATATCACAGGTGCAAAcaggcttaaaaaatatattaaaataaagaaatatatcaGGAAGTCTGagcgagcattgaaaaagcaTAAGACGCACCTTCCATTGACAAAGGATAGAGTGAGACTTCAACTACTGGTGAATAAATATGAACAAGAGATGTCAGACTACAACCAGAAGCTCGCAGACAACAACCAGGAGTGCGAGTTCAACATTGCCATGCTACAGTCTAGGCTGGCCACACTGAAGTCTGCCCTAGAACAGAGAACTCTGGAATACGAAAACCAGCTGCTGGTGCTGAGTAGTGTGGGCTTAGTTCGGGTTGAGATGCTGCCGGAGAAGTCTTCACCTGCTGAAGCCACCACCGCATCTCCGgaggccaccaccaccacctcggag ggccaccaccagcctCCCGACGGCCACGCCATCCTCAAGGGTCATCCAGAGTAA
- the LOC125490221 gene encoding uncharacterized protein LOC125490221, which yields MGAGGGGASAHSNSAVHALTSSRARGPSGSAAQGSYGRGPSGARRWASPDTARSADQSAQCEACGARSHGIKDCRFRRAICSKCGKEGHLRRVCPAWAERAGHRWAGNRGYKQSKSLHHLDEGVPAQEEDDSAECEEELNQLCLSGYKPT from the exons ATGGGTGcagggggcggcggcgcctcagCCCATAGCAACAGCGCGGTACATGCGCTGACGTCATCGCGGGCGCGCGGGCCATCCGGCTCGGCGGCGCAGGGCTCCTACGGCCGCGGGCCTAGTGGGGCGCGGAGATGGGCTTCGCCGGACACGGCTCGAAGTGCTGATCAATCAGCTCAGTGTGAGGCGTGCGGCGCACGCAGCCACGGGATAAAAGACTGTCGATTCAGAAGGGCAATCTGCAGTAAATGCGGTAAAGAAGGCCACCTACGGCGTGTATGCCCCGCGTGGGCGGAGCGCGCCGGACACAGATGGGCGGGAAACAGAGGATACAAACAGAGCAAATCTCTGCATCATCTAGATGAAGGAGTACCCGCCCAGGAAGAGGATGACTCAGCAGAATGTGAAGAGGAGTTAAACCAACTCTGCTTGAGTGGCTACAAGCCG ACATAA
- the LOC119693201 gene encoding valacyclovir hydrolase, translated as MIFAVRNVTKYSTNNFLSMFRVSFHSEPPPVEWGEGIISHKVKVGPHRLHYLRAGRGPHVVVLLPGVLGDGWCNFREQLLGFDRDLFTTIALDPPGTGFSRPPELTFRPYEQQAETVADFMDALGVQCASVLGYSGGGRTAMVLAALHQRLVKKLVLVSTHALLLPDEHYASKLLENVEETWPEEYKKWMYGIYGKENLAKVWRQFIDFDAHFLKEQRGNICLHLLKDIKCPTQLIFGQKDPLTKIENGWLLHALIKNSRMHVYPEGRHSVVDKYTEDFNKRVQDFLKDESISDD; from the exons ATGATCTTCGCCGTAAGAAATGTAACTAAATATAGCACGaataattttttatcaatgtTTCGAGTATCATTCCACAGTGAACCACCACCG GTGGAGTGGGGCGAGGGTATAATCTCGCACAAGGTAAAGGTGGGTCCCCATCGCCTGCACTACCtgcgcgcggggcgcgggccgCACGTGGTCGTCCTACTACCCGGGGTCCTCGGCGACGGCTGGTGCAACTTCAGGGAGCAGCTGCTAGGCTTCGACAGAGACCTCTTCACCACCATAGCTCTGGATCCGCCAGGGACCGGCTTCAGCAGGCCGCCGGAGCTCACGTTCCGGCCGTATGAACAGCAGGCTGAGACCGTCGCGGATTTCATGGAC GCACTAGGAGTGCAGTGTGCGTCGGTGCTGGGCTACAGCGGTGGGGGCCGCACCGCCATGGTGCTGGCGGCTCTGCATCAGCGTCTGGTGAAGAAACTGGTGCTGGTCTCCACACATGCCTTACTTTTACCCGATGAGCATTACGCTTCCAAAC TTCTTGAAAACGTAGAAGAAACTTGGCCTGAAGAATATAAGAAATGGATGTACGGCATATATGGCAAAGAAAACCTGGCCAAAGTGTGGAGGCAATTTATAGATTTCGACGCACATTTCCTTAAAGAACAGCGTGGCAACATCTGCCTCCACTTGCTGAAAGACATCAAGTGTCCCACGCAGCTGATATTCGGACAAAAAGACCCGTTGACTAAGATTGAGAATGGCTGGTTACTGCACGCCTTAATTAAAAACTCAAG gATGCATGTATACCCCGAAGGCAGGCACAGCGTCGTAGATAAGTATACTgaagattttaataaaagagTACAGGATTTCCTAAAAGATGAATCGATATCCGATGATTGA